In Plectropomus leopardus isolate mb unplaced genomic scaffold, YSFRI_Pleo_2.0 unplaced_scaffold21722, whole genome shotgun sequence, the genomic window TAGTGTCAGCCAAACCTAAAGAATGGACAGTGTAGTACCGTACATCACACTGTGTGTTTGATATAACATAGTGTGTGATGCTGACTTTAGCTTATAACGTTCCTTGACTTCCAAGTGCTGTAAGTCACTTTCATATACAGTTGGTCATAGACAGATGTGGCATGCATATGTaaagtgtttcctgtttcaGCACATGCTGTTATCTGTTAAGCTGTCAAGGAAACACGGTTGTGGGGTGAAACGTACACCTCTGAAAAGCTGCTGCAGAAATCTTTTGGTGTTTGATATGTTGTTTTATGATATTgtgtgatgtaaaaaaacaaaaaaaaacactgttaccTGCTAagttaaagaaattaaattttcagtcattttatgtATCATATACTAATGAGTTTTACTCTTCTGTTTAATGCTCTGGATTAACTGGATCTACTATCAGGCCAATGAAGAGAAGGAAAGGTAAGACCACATTTATAATGGTATTTATAGTGTTTggtatatatttatgttatacAGTTTTGCTACATTtcataaatgtgcattttctcTTTCAGAGAATTCTTCAACAGATGGAAAAAGAAGCACAGAGAATAAGGTAAACCTGCCCACATCAAGTCCACTTTTGTTGAGCATAAATGTTTATCAGTTCCAGCTTTTCGTGGAACATGGGTGTGCTCCTGTGCTTTAATGATAGTCCACACAGAGGTGCTACCTTGATACATTTGCATACTGGGTGAACATTAGAGTGAGGCCTCCACTATAAAAGAAACAGTGaggctgtttgttttatctgaGGGAAGTCATAACCAtaaaccacattttaaaaaaaacacacaggttgCATTAGTGCTGTATGaacaagtgcaaaaaaacacaaactttttggTCACATATGTTAAGGAACTCCATCtcactctttttgttttctgacagcCTAATGAGGATGTCACGTATGCCTCTATTGATCTCAGCACTGCCAAAGGATCAACTAGAGCCAGAGCTACTACTGATGATGATTGTGACTATGCAACAGTAAATGTCCCAGCAGCAATTCAACCCGAGACTGTGTCTGAGTGCTCATCTAAAGATGAATGTGCAGATGATTATGTACTCATGGGGTAAACGGAAATGAGAACGTTCATTTGGGCACACAGATAACATCACAAACAGGAAGTGTCTGTCAATCAATTCTTGATCTTCAGTGAAGAAACTgtgacaaaatggaaaaaaaagaaaagaaaaagaaatcatcagTCAACAGGAGCTGGTTGCGGTAACAACAAGCCCCAAAGATGTTTCACTCTCTTTTGAGGTTACCTCCACCCTGATCACAGCTGTGGTGTTTCTTCCTCAAGAAGACTAATCTGTATCTCACTTGACCTCTTTACAGAAAAGACTCAAC contains:
- the si:ch211-214p13.7 gene encoding uncharacterized protein si:ch211-214p13.7, giving the protein MGNCTSGPMKRRKENSSTDGKRSTENKPNEDVTYASIDLSTAKGSTRARATTDDDCDYATVNVPAAIQPETVSECSSKDECADDYVLMG